From the genome of Deferribacterota bacterium, one region includes:
- a CDS encoding sulfite exporter TauE/SafE family protein, giving the protein MYENIILLSTGIIGGILGFILGIGGGIIIMPVLVLLLGYPFHAAVPASLLAIVANSSVAAANNIEKGNVNIPLGLTLECATVFFAIVGGFLSLGLNEKYLIFLFSIAVLILAIIYIRDIFKNNNENDIKDYKILNLEKKTYFSDYYYDEIIRERVFYNAKNIPISILFSSIAGILSSMLGIGGGFLKVPAMNLISKMPIKAATATSNFMISLTASAGALVYILYGDIDLNLISVIVIGVFIGSQISNRYFSKVRDVKVKILFTIILFVMAIQMFLKAFFYE; this is encoded by the coding sequence GTGTATGAAAATATAATACTTCTATCAACAGGTATTATTGGTGGCATTCTTGGATTTATATTAGGTATTGGTGGTGGCATCATAATAATGCCTGTATTAGTGTTATTATTAGGCTACCCATTTCATGCTGCAGTACCTGCAAGTTTATTGGCAATAGTAGCTAATAGTTCTGTGGCAGCAGCAAACAATATAGAAAAGGGTAATGTAAATATACCTCTTGGTTTGACACTTGAGTGTGCAACTGTTTTTTTTGCAATTGTTGGTGGTTTTTTAAGTTTAGGATTGAATGAAAAATATCTTATATTCTTATTTAGTATAGCTGTATTAATATTAGCCATCATTTATATAAGAGATATTTTTAAAAATAATAACGAAAATGACATAAAAGATTATAAAATTTTAAACTTAGAGAAGAAAACATATTTTTCAGATTATTATTATGATGAAATAATAAGAGAGAGAGTATTCTATAATGCTAAAAATATACCAATTTCAATTTTGTTTTCATCAATTGCTGGCATACTGTCAAGTATGCTTGGTATAGGGGGCGGTTTTTTAAAGGTTCCTGCAATGAATTTAATCTCTAAGATGCCAATCAAGGCAGCAACTGCTACAAGTAATTTTATGATATCCTTAACTGCCTCAGCTGGTGCATTGGTTTATATTCTTTATGGTGATATAGACTTAAATTTAATCTCAGTGATTGTTATAGGTGTCTTTATTGGCTCACAAATCTCAAATAGATATTTTAGTAAGGTTAGGGATGTAAAAGTTAAAATATTGTTTACAATTATACTGTTTGTTATGGCAATACAGATGTTTCTAAAGGCCTTTTTTTATGAATGA